CAGATTTCTTGGTCATACGTAACATGCAAACTCCTAAACCCGACCTATTTGGTCGGATTTGAATATAAAAAAATTTTAGCCAGATGTCAAGGGGAATTTACGCAATTTCATGTTGAGCCACAGCATCTTGTTGAACTTTTCGGACTTTCCTTTTTCTCGATTTTACCGGGGTGTCCGGCAGCAAAATTATAAACGTTCCAAGAGTCACAATGAGTCCTGAAAGCCAAACCAAATTTACCAGCGGATTAATATAAACTTTAAAAACTGCACTTTTATCATCGTTTGGCTGCGCGAGGACAACATACAAATCCTCCTGCAAGGTTGATCTCAAAACGACCTCCGTGGTGGGCTGTTCTTGCACAATGTAGTAATGCTTATTCGGGTAAATGGTTTTAACCATTTTTCCGTTTTTGTAAACATCCATTTCAGCCTGCCAGACCACTTTATTCAAATCCTCAAAGGTTTTAAAGCCTTTATACGTTAAAGTATAACTGCGAATCTGCATGGACTCGCCAGGTTTAAGATGGGCCTCCTTTTCAGTATCAAAAGCCTTGCCCGTAAAGCCGACAAACATCACCACGATTCCGAAATGGACGACGTAGCCTCCGTAGCGGCGTTTGTTTTTTTGCAAAAGCCGAATCAGGGCAACAAAATATCCTTCCTGATTCGTTCGCATTCTCGCTCTTGCGCCACGGTGAAATTCAGCGACTATTGTTGCGGTTACGAAGATCGACAATGTTAGGGAAACCAGTGCATAAAAATGCCGGATTCCAAATGCCAGCATAATGACCAAACCGAGCAAAGCAACCGCAATTGGTTTTAAGAAAATCTTTTTCATGAGATTTGAAGAGGTCTTGCGCCAGGCGACCAATGGACCCACGCCGGTTAGAAAGAGCAGAAACAGACCGATTGGAATGGTAACCTTATTAAAGAACGGTTCCGCAACCGTGACTTTCACCCCGCGGATCGCCTCGGTGACTATAGGGAAAATTGTGCCCCAGAAAACCGCGAAAAGCGCACCGAGGAAAATCAGATTATTGATCAGAAAGGCCGATTCCCTGGAAACAACGGAGTCGAAATGCTGGGTTGTTTTCATTTGTGGAAGTCTTTTGATAATCAAAAAGGTCGGAACAAAAATAAGCAAAACCAAATAGCCGACAAACCAGGGGGCAATATCAGAGCGGGCAAACGAGTGCACCGATGAAACGATGCCGCTGCGAGTCAGGAACGTTCCGAAAATACAAAGCACATATGTCAGAAGAATCAGCGACATGTTCCACACTTTCAGCATGTTCTTCTTCTCTTGAATCATGGTTGAGTGGATAAAGGCAGTCCCTGCCAACCATGGCATGAGAGCCGCGTTTTCAACCGGATCCCAGGCCCAGTAACCACCCCAGCCGAGCTCCATGTAGGCCCACTTGCCGCCCAAAATCATGCCGATTCCAAGAAAGAACCAGGGCACCAAAGTCCATCTGCGGATGGTTTTCAACCACTGATTGTCGAGCCGCCCGCTGATTAAGGCAGCGATTGCAAATGCAAAGGGGATACTAAAACCTACAAACCCCATATACAAAATAGGCGGATGAATGGCCATTGCCGGATGCTGCAGTAACGGATTTAAACCGCGGCCGTCCGGCGCAGCGAATGCAACGGTATTTGCAGGCTGCATAATCGCTTTAATTACCCTTCCATCGGCAAACTGCCAGAGCTTTTCAAATGGTTGGGAAACGAAGACATTCAACGCGATGAAAAACATGGCGCCGCCCATGAGAACAGCGACCACGTACGGCATTAGCTCGCGATTTTTATGTCGCTTCAGATAAACAGCCAAAGCTGCAAAAACAGTCAGCAGCCAGCCCCAGAAAAGCAGGGAACCCTTTTGGCCGCCCCAAAGCGAAGCAACAGTATAAAAAGTGGGCATGGCCCGGTTTGAGTAGCCGACGACGTATTCATTGTGGAAATCATGAGCGAAAATCTGCTGCCACAAAATGAAAACCGCCAGTGTCACCAGAAACATGACCCCAAACAAAGCGTGCTCACCGGATCTCGTCAAATCCTCGCGATTTTTCCTCGCTCCTAAAATAGAGGCAAAAATGGAGTAGCCCGCACAAGTGAGGGCTAAAATGAGGATTAAATGTCCAACATCAACCATGCATTATTCCTTAATTGGTACCTTCTAACTCGTCGATGTGTTTGGAAGGGTCATAATTCTTGATATCGTATTCCTGGCCGGTCTCATATTTTGAGGGACACTTAGCCATCAACATTTGGGCATCAAAATAGCCTTCGCGGTGGTACTTTCCTGCGACCAAAACTTCGGCGCCGTCTTTAAAAGTGTCGGGGAGTTCTTTTGCATAACGCACTGCCATTTCCTGACCTTCTTCTTCAATAACAAAATTTACTTCCAGACTATTCTGAGACCTCTGCAGCGTTCCGGGGACAAGAAATCCTTTCACACGCAATCCCTGGTCGAAAGCAGCTTCGCCCATCGCTTTGACCTCTTTTACACTGATATAATACTGCATATTGCCTTCGAAACCGCTGATTGTCAGCCAAATCAGCAGACCAGAAATAGTTGTGAAGGCAAACGCAATCTTTATTTTTTTCTTAGCCATGGATCCTCCGTGTTTGCTTAATCCGTATAACTCAAAATTTATCGATTTTATTTCCCCAATTCCTATCGGTCATTTCCGAAATGCTAAGCGTAGCTGACCGCACGAGTTTCCCGGATGACCGTCACTTTAATCTGGCCCGGAAATTCAATATCCGATTGAATCTTTTTTGAAATGTCACTGGCTAAAAGATCGGCCTGCGCTTCGGTAACTTTATCCGGCTGCACAATAACCCGGACCTCGCGTCCAGCGGAAATCGCATACGCCTTTGCCACCAAATCAAATGAGTCTGCCACTTTCTCGAGATTTTCGATTCTGCGGACGTAGCCGTCCAAAGTATCACGCCGTGCTCCGGGGCGAGCACCTGAAATCGAATCTGCGGCGCCAACTAAAACGGAAATCAATGAAGTTGCCGCTTCATCTTCATGGTGAGAAGCAATCGCATTGATAACTACAGGATTCTCATTATACTTCTTGGCTATTTCAATACCAATTTGGGTATGCGTTCCTTCCATATCCTGACTCATCGCCTTACCAATATCATGCAGCAGTGCGGCCCGCTTTGCTAATCTGACGTCCATCTTTAGTTCTTCGGCCATGGCACCGCACAACATGGCAACTTCCTCTGAGTGCTTCAACACATTTTGTCCATAACTGGTCCGGTATTTCATCCGGCCTAAAATTTTAATTAGATCCGGGTGCATCCGGCCAACCCCAACTCGTGCAATGGTCTCGTTCCCGGCACGCCAGATGAATTTATCGACCTCTTTTTCAGCGTTCTTAACAATCTCCTCGATCTTTTGAGGATTGATTTTGCTGTTGCTAATTACTTTTTGGAGAGCCAACCGGGCAATTTCCCGGCGAACAGGATCAAAACCGGACAAAACTACGGCTTCGGGAGTGTCATCGACAATGACTTTTACGTTGGTGGCTTGTTCAAATGCTTTTATATTGCGCCCATCCCTACCGATAATTCTTCCCTTTAATTCATCGGAAGGCAGGGGGACCACAGAAACCGTTGTTTCGAGACAGTGATCAGCGGCGTTTTTCTCGATGGCCATGGTTATAATTTTTCGAGCTTCCTTTGTCGCATTTTCCTTAGACTTATCTACAAGCTCTTTATAAATATCAGCGGCTTCGGCTTTATAATCGCGCTTAAGATTCTCCAACAAAAGCTCTTTTGCATCTTCTAAGCTAACCTGAGAAATTCGGGACAAGGCATTGTTCTGTTCCCGGATAATACGATTGAGTTCAGATTCTTTTGTCCTTTGTGCTTCTTTTTGTTCCTGCAAATTCCTCTCAGCTTGCTTTAATTTATTTGCCCTTTGATCTGCTTCGTTTTCCTTATGGCCGAGTTGCTTTTCTTTTTCGAGAAACTCATGTTCTATTTGATCTAACTTTTTTTGCCGGTCCTTCACGCGGTTTTCTTGTTCATCCCGGACTTTGAACCACTCTTCTTTTGCCTCAAGAAGATATTTTTGTTTGGTCCGCTCGGCTTGCTTGTTGGCTTCAGCCATAATTTCATCGGCCTGCGACTGTGCATTTCTTAAATTATTTTTAGTAATTAAAATAGAAGCCAGAAAACCAACACCCAAACAAATGAAACCGATTATTATAGTTGTTAATGTAATTTCCATAGTGAAAGAGGCTTGATTAATCCGGCAGAATTAATTTTCAAGCCAAATATTCACCTCCTCTTGCTTCTTTGATGCCTGAACCTTATTATTCTTGCTCTTGCAAGAGTCCAAGTATTTCGCAATTGTTTTGCCCATGACTTCCATGTTATTTCTTACTTTATTGCCGGCGCAAATTGGATTTGACCAAATACATTCAACCCCTTTGCAGTAGTCCAATCGAAGGTCACAACCCTGCTGGCGCTGGTAAGCAGCTGACGACATCATGTTCTTCGTAACTTCTTCTCTACGAAATTCTTGATTCTGTGTGAGAAAATGAATTTCAATTAGCTTGTCCCACAGAAACTGATGGGCCTCAACCAGCTGCATATTCGTAAAACCTTCCAAAACTAATTGAATCGGTTTCCGATTAAAAATGGTCACCAATAAATCCAACTTTTGGCTGACCTTCAAAGCTTTGTTTTGTTGCTCTTCCATATATGAAGTTACTTCAAAATGGATTTTTGAAGATTAAAAATATACAAATCTTGCTGGTTAAAATCAAGGTAATTCGGGATTGGAGTTAAAGTGGAATTCCAATTAAAAAAAACAAAACTCTTCCGAAAGTCTCCCCCATTAAAACGAGAATAATTGTAGCGTATAAAATTCCGGTCGCGGATTGTGTGGACCGAATCTTAGTTGATTTCCAAATCATGACTCCAAATACCAAAGGAACAATTAACCCAAAAACAACCCTGCCGATAAAAATATAACCGCTGCCGTTAAGGCTTAAAATCGCATTAACCAGCTCCCTTCCTTCTTTCATCTTAAAAAATGTGAGAATGCTCAGTCCAATTAAGACAATTCTTAATAACACAGATGCGAGGTAAATTAGTGAACTATATTTTAAAGGCGAAAGGCTCAATTTATGCTGGACTAAATACCAATGCCCGGTTATCATCGCCCCTAAGACTGAGCCCAAAATCAAAGTGCCTCCAATCCCGTTCGCAACAACCAAAGCAATCATCTGTGAATCGATCAACAGGGGTTGATAAATGGCAACGGAATAACTGGAAATTCCTAAAATGCCAAAAATGAAGCTAAGAACTAAAAGTGATTTGTGGAAGCGCGGATGAATTATGTTGTAAATAATAAGAAAAAGAGCAGTTGCCAAAAAGAAAAAGTAAGTTAATTTCTGTGAAAAAACTTGATTCGTTTCATTAAAATTAAACAGAGGAAAAAACGCGATGTCGCCAAATGGTTTAGCAAGGAGGGCAAAAACAATTAAAGCGCAAGCCACTAAAGTTGTGACACGAAAATAAAGTTTACCGATTTCTTTAAGTGAAATGAACAGAATAGTGAACAGTAGACCGACGGAAAAATGAGTGAGGAGGAAAACAAAAATGAGTTTCAGCATTTTTAATTTAGCGAATCTTCAAATCCAGGAATGATGTTTTTTCGAATGGGCAAGCGATCTTTAAAGCTTTCGAAGATTTTATGGGTGTGTGAAATCACTTCTTCACCGTAGGCCCAGCAAAACAGAGTGTCGGGAATTCCGGATTTAAAATCAACGGTGAAATAGCCTTTCGGGTATATGCCCAGAGCCGTGATTTCTTGGGCCCACTCTTTTAAGATTACTGAAGTCTCTTTTTCAAACTTCCGTTGAGCAAGGACATTATCATCGATTTCTTCAGATTTCATGCGTATTTTCGCATCTTCCAAAGACTCCGCTGCTAATGCGGTAATCTTTAT
The window above is part of the candidate division KSB1 bacterium genome. Proteins encoded here:
- a CDS encoding heme lyase CcmF/NrfE family subunit, which gives rise to MVDVGHLILILALTCAGYSIFASILGARKNREDLTRSGEHALFGVMFLVTLAVFILWQQIFAHDFHNEYVVGYSNRAMPTFYTVASLWGGQKGSLLFWGWLLTVFAALAVYLKRHKNRELMPYVVAVLMGGAMFFIALNVFVSQPFEKLWQFADGRVIKAIMQPANTVAFAAPDGRGLNPLLQHPAMAIHPPILYMGFVGFSIPFAFAIAALISGRLDNQWLKTIRRWTLVPWFFLGIGMILGGKWAYMELGWGGYWAWDPVENAALMPWLAGTAFIHSTMIQEKKNMLKVWNMSLILLTYVLCIFGTFLTRSGIVSSVHSFARSDIAPWFVGYLVLLIFVPTFLIIKRLPQMKTTQHFDSVVSRESAFLINNLIFLGALFAVFWGTIFPIVTEAIRGVKVTVAEPFFNKVTIPIGLFLLFLTGVGPLVAWRKTSSNLMKKIFLKPIAVALLGLVIMLAFGIRHFYALVSLTLSIFVTATIVAEFHRGARARMRTNQEGYFVALIRLLQKNKRRYGGYVVHFGIVVMFVGFTGKAFDTEKEAHLKPGESMQIRSYTLTYKGFKTFEDLNKVVWQAEMDVYKNGKMVKTIYPNKHYYIVQEQPTTEVVLRSTLQEDLYVVLAQPNDDKSAVFKVYINPLVNLVWLSGLIVTLGTFIILLPDTPVKSRKRKVRKVQQDAVAQHEIA
- a CDS encoding cytochrome c maturation protein CcmE gives rise to the protein MAKKKIKIAFAFTTISGLLIWLTISGFEGNMQYYISVKEVKAMGEAAFDQGLRVKGFLVPGTLQRSQNSLEVNFVIEEEGQEMAVRYAKELPDTFKDGAEVLVAGKYHREGYFDAQMLMAKCPSKYETGQEYDIKNYDPSKHIDELEGTN
- the rny gene encoding ribonuclease Y → MEITLTTIIIGFICLGVGFLASILITKNNLRNAQSQADEIMAEANKQAERTKQKYLLEAKEEWFKVRDEQENRVKDRQKKLDQIEHEFLEKEKQLGHKENEADQRANKLKQAERNLQEQKEAQRTKESELNRIIREQNNALSRISQVSLEDAKELLLENLKRDYKAEAADIYKELVDKSKENATKEARKIITMAIEKNAADHCLETTVSVVPLPSDELKGRIIGRDGRNIKAFEQATNVKVIVDDTPEAVVLSGFDPVRREIARLALQKVISNSKINPQKIEEIVKNAEKEVDKFIWRAGNETIARVGVGRMHPDLIKILGRMKYRTSYGQNVLKHSEEVAMLCGAMAEELKMDVRLAKRAALLHDIGKAMSQDMEGTHTQIGIEIAKKYNENPVVINAIASHHEDEAATSLISVLVGAADSISGARPGARRDTLDGYVRRIENLEKVADSFDLVAKAYAISAGREVRVIVQPDKVTEAQADLLASDISKKIQSDIEFPGQIKVTVIRETRAVSYA
- a CDS encoding DUF2203 family protein; the protein is MNLYDKDDGFRIFSLEEANLVLPDVIKITALAAESLEDAKIRMKSEEIDDNVLAQRKFEKETSVILKEWAQEITALGIYPKGYFTVDFKSGIPDTLFCWAYGEEVISHTHKIFESFKDRLPIRKNIIPGFEDSLN